The Geothrix sp. genome window below encodes:
- a CDS encoding serine/threonine-protein kinase — MADLDNLNLPQSIGRYQVLRLLGSGAMGSVVLAEDPRIKRKVAIKLMRMDAARTEADRHEYLLRFQREAEVSGLLNHPGIVAIYDVGEEEGLGPFLAMEFVSGKPLDGLIKTGPPLPTKEKLRIAVGLAEALDHAHAKGIVHRDVKPGNAMVGEDGRTKLMDFGIAKREDASLTQTGTFLGTPSYASPEQIREGTVDSRSDIFSFGVLVFELMSGQSPFPGNSINTILYRIVNEPPVEVQPPVTGILPEGWRRVFDKVLAKRPEDRHATCTAFVRDLLDAVVELGKEDRREILGLMKLSGDSPLPEITSTSFDETMVVPRVEPSRASRVWLGLAAAGVLAVGGWFLFRGPKGTRLQIDSRPTGAKVFVNGLAVGATPMNQPLQAGDQLRLELKGFQPILYAFKPGEAPPAFPLEAIITEETLDSVPQGAAVVLDEKPLEGVTPLKVRWNQGQPHRLTLTKEKLGYASDFGPGEVPGGRVFELKEATTADTRQEPPLDPSAPGALKLAGGFGVRVKVDGKDLGDLSPGAKLALPPGSHKVELASPRHFYKDSRVLSVSAGQVLPLTLPALATLTVETFPGTGKVFVDGQDAGIESDGSSVQVAQGRHTITVRGGRGSKSETVEVRGDKGLRFPL; from the coding sequence ATGGCCGACCTCGACAACCTGAACCTCCCCCAATCCATCGGCCGCTACCAGGTCCTGCGCCTGCTGGGCTCCGGAGCCATGGGCAGCGTGGTGCTGGCGGAGGATCCCCGCATCAAGCGCAAGGTGGCCATCAAGCTGATGCGGATGGATGCGGCTCGGACCGAGGCAGATCGCCACGAATATCTCCTTCGTTTTCAGCGAGAAGCCGAGGTTTCAGGCCTGCTCAACCATCCGGGGATCGTGGCCATCTACGATGTGGGGGAAGAGGAGGGCCTGGGACCCTTCCTGGCCATGGAGTTCGTGTCCGGAAAGCCTCTGGATGGCCTTATCAAGACCGGCCCGCCGCTCCCGACGAAAGAAAAGCTGCGGATCGCCGTGGGGCTGGCGGAGGCCCTCGACCACGCCCACGCCAAGGGGATCGTCCATCGGGATGTGAAGCCGGGCAACGCGATGGTGGGCGAGGATGGCCGCACCAAGCTGATGGATTTCGGCATCGCCAAGCGGGAGGACGCCAGCCTTACCCAGACGGGCACCTTCCTGGGAACCCCCAGCTATGCCAGCCCCGAGCAGATCCGCGAAGGCACGGTGGACAGCCGGTCGGACATCTTCAGCTTCGGAGTGCTGGTCTTCGAGTTGATGAGCGGCCAGTCTCCGTTTCCCGGCAACTCCATCAACACCATCCTCTATCGCATCGTGAATGAACCCCCCGTCGAGGTGCAGCCTCCGGTCACCGGCATCCTGCCTGAGGGATGGCGACGGGTCTTCGACAAGGTGCTGGCCAAGCGGCCGGAGGACCGGCACGCCACCTGCACGGCCTTCGTGCGGGATCTGCTCGACGCGGTGGTGGAGCTTGGCAAGGAGGACCGGCGCGAGATCCTCGGGCTCATGAAGCTGAGCGGCGATTCACCGCTCCCGGAGATCACCTCCACTTCCTTCGACGAGACCATGGTGGTGCCACGGGTCGAGCCCAGCCGGGCCAGTCGGGTCTGGCTGGGTCTGGCCGCCGCGGGGGTCCTGGCGGTGGGTGGCTGGTTCCTGTTCCGGGGGCCGAAGGGTACCCGGCTGCAGATCGACTCCCGGCCGACCGGGGCCAAGGTCTTCGTGAACGGCCTGGCCGTGGGCGCCACGCCCATGAACCAGCCGCTGCAGGCGGGCGACCAGCTGCGTCTCGAGCTGAAGGGGTTCCAACCCATTCTCTATGCGTTCAAGCCGGGCGAGGCACCGCCGGCCTTCCCCCTGGAGGCCATCATCACGGAGGAGACGCTCGATTCCGTGCCCCAGGGGGCCGCCGTCGTGCTGGACGAGAAGCCGCTGGAGGGTGTGACGCCCCTGAAGGTCCGCTGGAACCAGGGGCAGCCCCACCGCCTCACGCTCACCAAAGAAAAGCTGGGGTACGCCTCGGATTTCGGGCCCGGCGAGGTCCCGGGAGGGCGGGTCTTTGAACTGAAGGAGGCCACCACCGCAGATACCCGGCAGGAGCCGCCCCTGGATCCCAGCGCCCCCGGGGCCCTCAAGCTGGCGGGTGGATTCGGTGTGCGCGTAAAAGTGGATGGCAAGGATCTGGGCGACCTCAGCCCCGGCGCCAAGCTGGCATTGCCGCCGGGATCCCACAAGGTCGAGCTCGCAAGTCCCAGGCACTTCTACAAGGACAGCCGCGTGCTGAGCGTGTCTGCAGGTCAGGTCCTCCCCCTCACGCTTCCGGCTCTCGCCACCCTCACCGTCGAAACCTTCCCCGGTACCGGCAAGGTCTTCGTGGATGGCCAGGACGCGGGCATCGAGAGCGATGGCAGCAGCGTCCAGGTGGCGCAAGGCCGCCACACCATCACCGTCCGGGGTGGCCGGGGAAGCAAGAGCGAGACGGTGGAGGTCCGTGGGGACAAGGGTCTGCGGTTCCCCTTGTGA
- a CDS encoding cellulose synthase family protein → MEVVKTIVLGTYFTLLTILSIYGAHRLWMLLLYYRHKNEVPQPKGDENYLPVVTVQLAVFNEMNVIERLMDHVVKMDWPKEKLEIQVLDDSTDDTVKVASAVVDRYKALGFDIHYLHRTDRTGFKAGALSEGLKVAKGELVAMFDADFLPTEDFLRKAVPHFADEKVAFVQGCWAHLNREFSLLTQVQAILLDGHFVFEHTARHRSHAFFNFSGTAGMWRVSAIADAGGWEHDTITEDADLSYRAQLKGWKGVYLKDLVVPAELPVEVNAFKSQQHRWAKGNAQVIRKLMKTIWKSNESLHTKLECWFHLTANCNYMLMVVLSVIMVPAMIFRAGTPVHVLLLTDGPFFLLNAVSVGLYFGLSQKELTDNTGWQSRLKYIPGLMGLGIGLALNQAKAVLEGFFTDDKEFKRTPKYGVDATGKTVTKRAYKVPKSLMTFLELGFAIYYFAAVLVAIWIRKWASVPFLWLFFSGFSYMSILSLADVKLFRRLAMDEPADDAQSAANFVQ, encoded by the coding sequence ATGGAAGTCGTCAAGACCATCGTGCTCGGCACCTACTTCACGCTGCTCACCATCCTGAGCATCTACGGGGCGCATCGCCTCTGGATGCTGCTGCTCTACTACCGCCACAAGAATGAGGTTCCCCAGCCCAAGGGCGACGAGAACTATCTCCCGGTGGTCACCGTGCAGCTGGCGGTGTTCAACGAGATGAATGTCATCGAGCGCCTCATGGACCATGTCGTGAAGATGGACTGGCCCAAGGAGAAGCTCGAGATCCAGGTGCTGGACGATTCCACGGACGACACCGTCAAGGTCGCCAGCGCCGTGGTGGACCGCTACAAGGCCCTCGGCTTCGACATCCACTACCTCCATCGCACGGACCGTACGGGCTTCAAGGCCGGCGCGCTCTCCGAGGGCCTCAAGGTCGCCAAGGGCGAGCTGGTGGCCATGTTCGACGCCGACTTCCTTCCCACCGAAGACTTCCTTCGCAAAGCCGTGCCCCACTTCGCCGACGAGAAGGTGGCCTTCGTCCAGGGCTGCTGGGCCCACCTGAACCGCGAGTTCTCCCTGCTCACCCAGGTGCAGGCCATCCTGCTCGACGGCCACTTCGTCTTCGAGCACACGGCCCGCCACCGGTCCCACGCCTTCTTCAACTTCAGCGGCACCGCCGGCATGTGGCGTGTCTCCGCCATCGCCGACGCCGGCGGCTGGGAGCACGACACCATCACCGAGGACGCCGACCTGTCCTACCGCGCCCAGCTCAAGGGCTGGAAGGGCGTCTACCTCAAGGATCTGGTCGTCCCCGCCGAGCTGCCCGTGGAGGTCAACGCCTTCAAGAGCCAGCAGCACCGTTGGGCCAAGGGCAATGCCCAGGTCATCCGCAAGCTCATGAAGACCATCTGGAAGTCGAACGAGAGCCTGCACACCAAGCTCGAGTGCTGGTTCCATCTCACGGCCAACTGCAACTACATGCTGATGGTCGTGCTCTCCGTCATCATGGTGCCCGCCATGATCTTCCGGGCCGGCACCCCCGTGCATGTCCTGCTGCTCACGGATGGCCCCTTCTTCCTCCTGAACGCGGTGAGCGTGGGCCTCTACTTCGGCCTCTCCCAGAAGGAGCTGACGGACAATACCGGCTGGCAGTCCCGCCTGAAGTACATCCCCGGCCTCATGGGTCTGGGCATCGGCCTCGCCCTGAACCAGGCCAAGGCCGTGCTGGAGGGCTTCTTCACCGACGACAAGGAGTTCAAGCGCACCCCCAAGTACGGCGTGGATGCCACGGGCAAGACGGTCACCAAGCGGGCCTACAAGGTGCCCAAGAGCCTCATGACCTTCCTGGAGCTGGGCTTCGCGATCTACTACTTCGCGGCCGTCCTCGTGGCCATCTGGATCCGCAAGTGGGCCTCGGTCCCCTTCCTATGGCTCTTCTTCAGCGGCTTCTCCTACATGAGCATCCTGTCCCTGGCCGATGTGAAGCTGTTCCGGCGCCTGGCCATGGATGAACCGGCCGACGACGCCCAGAGCGCCGCGAACTTCGTTCAGTAG